The genomic segment TCACCTACTTTCCTGGTCTGTTGGGAGTAGGAGAAGTTTTTTGGCAGAATATCACACATATACGCGATGGACATTTTGGGCTTTGAGAATGGAATCAGTAACTGGAATGATTACACTTTGTAGATCACTGTAGTGCAGCCCAAATTAACAGGTGGGAAATGGTAATCTTCCTAGTCAAACCTGGAGTTAAAGTGACAATGCACTCCTTCTGACTCATTTTGttcatgatagaaacatagaaaataggtgcaggagtaggccattcggccctttgagcctgcaccgccattcagtacgatcatggctgatcatccaactcagaaccctgtacctgccttctcaccataccccctgatccctttagccacaagggccatatctaactccctcttaaatatagccaatgaactggcctcaactgtttcctgtggcaaaggtTTGATATCAAACTTTAAGCAGAATCCATCAGAAGATCGAGGATCTAAGAGGGGTGATAATCCCAGGCAGTAGGGGCAGTCTGATCAAAGCCCCCCTATATACAGATGACATCACCATTTCTGCTCAGACCCAGATTTGAATCTCAGCAAATGCAATACTATGCTCTTCGGCAATTTATCCAGCCAATACTTGCTCCATTCTGCCATCAGGTCTGATCTCCTAAAGTTGCTGGGACCAAGGCTTGGGGTCAAGGACTAGGTGGAGACATGGTGAAACAAAAACTGGGATCGCGTGAAGGACACTCCATCTTGATTGCAGAAGAGAACCAGGAGGTCAGTTGTACCAGGGCTGCTGTGTGTGGTGTAGTGTGGCCAATAGGCCAGTCATCTATCTTCCATTCCACATGGAAATCAAACATGGATCTAATCTGCAGAACCAAGCTTTGAAGGGAAAGGAACCCTCAGATTAATGTATGCCGTTGTGTCGAGCTGTTCATAGATCCTCAGTACATAAATACAGGGTGTCACTATGTGCCGAGATCATACTCATCTCCAGTGCTGTGGAGAAAGGGTTGCATAAATGTTTACTCTAGAGTCTGGAACATTCTGTTCATTCGGAACTGGTTCCCTCAAAGGTTTGTGCAGAGGTACACCTATGACCATAGGTCACTCAGGCAGATGTCTGCACAAATGGTCCTATGGGAAAGGAGATGCTGGATCCTCTCAGAGTTATCCACACTCACTGTTCAAGTTATTTGACAGAATGACTCACAATGTCCAACAGGAACTTGTGTGACTAATGGTGAGAAGGGTCCTCCCTGTTGTATTTTCCATTCACTGTTAGCCTTTGTCGACTATGCTATCAAGCAACACTTACCAACAATTTGCCTTTTGATTCTCTGATTTGGCTTCTGTCTGGACCACTCAGCTCCAAACATGGACACAAGAGCTCAATTCTGAGGTGAGGAGATAATGACTTCCCTTAACATCAAGGAAGCATTTCTCCACGTATGACATCAAATCtccttcaaagtcaaagtcaagtttattgtcatatgcacaagtaatTTTATCATTTCACCTGGGCAtataacaataaactcaactttgatgaTGACCCCAAAGGATTcttgttaacatagaacatagaatatacagcacagtacaggcccttcggcccacaatgttgtgccgaccctcaaaccctgcctcccatataagcccccaccttaaattcctccatatacctgtctagtagtctcttaaacttcactagtgtatctgcctccaccactgactcaggcagtgcattccacgcaccaaccactctctgagtaaaaaaccttcctctaatatcccctttgaacttcccaccccttaccttaaagccatgtcctcttgtactgagcagtggtgccctggggaagaggcgctggctatccactctatctattcctcttattatcttgtacacctctatcatgtctcctctcatcctccttctctccaaagagtaaagccctagctcccaacATCAATAGGAAAAGATAACTGGATCAGGCCTTGTAgaaatgtggtaaaccatatatatatgctgtaactgggttacctgtctggacactcccctctgctgactgtccctgtggctcctcccacagtcccctgaataaaggtgattgggccattgctcctcctctcagtccagggcagatactcagcatggtggaggtcacactttactgctaataaaagcctttcagtatttactctacttccagtcttttggagttattgatggagCATCAAGAAAGGAATACTGTTGTGGTTTCTGCAGGTCAATCACCCTGTCACTAGGACATGGAACAACCATGGTTCCATGGACATGGTTCCTGGATGTAGCAACCTGAGTGCAACTATCTTCAGCTGCTTTGCCATTCCTCAATGACCTCCTGAGATAATAACACTGCCTGCACACACTCAGTAAGACCTAGAGGAGATTCATATCACAGCTGCCAGCAAGGACTCTCTCTGTATACAGACCCTGGCCACCTCTCCTTGATTTTCAGCCCCATTATTATTGTTCAGCCCATCATCAACATTTTGATGATCGGTATTTACCAGAACCGGAACTGGACCAGCCACGTAAAGCAGTTCAGATGTGCTATGTGGTGCCTGCAGGGAGGGGTTTGCCACCTGTATTGTCAAAATCCTTCCAGCAGCAATAAGGCTCACAGCGTAAGTGTAATACCTTGCACCTGATTGGTTGAAATGCAGCTCCAACAACACTGGATCTGATTGGTTACTCTGAGGACAGGAAGGCACCAAGGGGCATAAATGAAGGCTGTCTTTCTCTGCCTGCTGCCCTACAATGGAAACGTTTTAATATTGCTGTTTGCTTGATAGTGTCCCTGTTGTGCCTTAAAGGTTCAAGTAAGAGAAATCTGAGAAGCCATCGGCCACCTTAACCCATGAAACTCTATTCCACACTCTAGTCCTGGGAATGATTGATTCTGCCTCAGTCTCTGAAGTCCCGTGTAGACAATATCAACACCTCAGCACACCATACAGAGAAAACCATAAGGTCACAGTTAGATCTGACCAGACTTACCTCTGACCAGTGGCAGCTGGTCCTCCACGATAAAAATCTGTTTCCGTCCCAGTGGAGGGGTGGACAGTGAGGCTGTATTCCCTGCAGCCCTGCGTGTTCCCAGTGGGAGCTGCTGACTGGTGCCTTGTACAGTTCTTCCTGTCTCTCTGTCAGCAGCTGTAGATGTTGGCCTGACAGGGGAGGCGGTGCTAGGCGGGGATGTCGGGAGTAGGAAAGCCACTGATCCAGTGCTTGGTGTGGGCAAACTGACAGCAGTGCCAAGCCTGTTCCATGCGTGATTCACTTCTAGGCCACCTGTCTGTCTCATGTCCATGCCCTGTGTCTGACTGACTTCCAGGCTCCCTGTCCGCCTGACGTCTGTGCCCTGTGTCTGTCTGATGTCTGGGCCCAGCGTCTGACTCATGTCCGTGCCCTGTGTCCGACTGACTTCCAAGAACCATGTCTGAATTATATCTGTGTTCTGCAACTGGCTAATGTCTGTGCTCCATGTCTGACTGATgccctcaccctgtgtctgactgACGCCCGGGCCCTGTGTCTGACTGACGCCCGGGCCCTGTGCCTGACTGGCGCCCGGGCCCTGTGCCTGACTGGCGCCCGGGCCCTGTGCCTGACTGGCGCCCGGGCCCTGTGCCTGACTGGCGCCCGGGCCCTGTGCCTGACTGGCGCCCGGGCCCTGTGCCTGACTGGCGCCCGGGCCCTGTGCCTGACTGGCGCCCGGGCCCGGCGCCTGACTGACGCCCTCGCCCGGCGCCTGACTGGCGCCCTCGCCCGGCGCCTGACTGGCGCCCTCGCCCGGCGCCTGACTGGCGCCCTCGCCCGGCGCCTGACTGGCGCCCTCGCCCGGCGCCTGACTGGCGCCCTCGCCCGGCGCCTGACTGGCGCCTGGGCCCGGCGCCTGACTGACGCCCTCGCCCTGTGTCTGACTGGCGCCCGGGCCCGGCGCCTGACTGGCGCCCTCGCCCGGCGCCTGACTGGCGCCCTCGCCCGGCGCCTGACTGGCGCCCGGGCCCGGCGCCTGACTGACGCCCGGGCCCGGCGCCTGACTGACGCCCGGGCCCGGCGCCTGACTGACGCCCGGGCCCGGCGCCTGACTGACGCCCGGGCCCTGCGCCTGACTGACGCCCTGGTCCTGTGTCCGACTGATGTCTGGGCCCCACGTCTGACTGATTTCTGGGCTAGGTGTATGAATTATATCTGTGTCCTGCTGTTGGCCAATGTCTGTGTTCCCTGTCTGACTGATGTCCGGGCCTCCTGTCCGGCTGATATCCTGACCCCATGTCCATCTGACGTCTGGGCCCAGTGTCCGACTGATGCCCTCACCCTGCGTCTGACTGGCTCCCAGGCCAGGTGTCTGACTGATGTCAGGGCCCAGTGACTGACTTACACCTGTGCTCCGAGTGTGACCCGGGCCCAGTGTCCCACTAAAGAATCGGTTCAGTGTCTGAATTGTACCTGCACTCCATGTCCGACTGATGTCCATGTTCCATGTCTGACTGACATCTGTGCCATGTGTCCGATTGATACTTGTTTCCCATTTCTGACTGACATTTGTGTCCCACATCTGACTGATATCTGAGTTCACTGTTCGACTGATGATACCCTTGGTCCATGTCTGACTGATAACTGGGCTGAGTGTCCAATTGATACCTGTGCTCCTTGTCTGACTGATGTCCGGACCCTGTGTCCAGCTGACACCTTGGCCCCGTGTCTGACTGGCTTCTGGCCTCAGTGTCCGACTGATATCCGGGCCCACTGTCTGACTGATATCCGGGCCATGTGTCAGACTGACTTCTGGGCCCAGTGTCTGACTGACATCCGGGCCCTGTGTCTGATTGATATCTGGGCCCTGTGTCCGGCTGTTACTTGGGCTACGTGTCCGACTGAGAGCCAAGTTCTGTGCATGACTGACATCCGTATTCAGTATCTGACTGGCATTTGTGCTCAACTTCCAACCAGTATCCGTGCTCCATGTCTGACCGATGTCTCTGTCCTGTGACTGAAAGTCGTCagtgctctgtgtctgaccgacGCCTGTGCTCTGTGTCTGACTGACCTCTGTGCTCCGTGTCCGACTGATGTCTGTGTTCTGTGACTGACTAACGTCTGTGCTCCGTGTCCGACTGATGTCTGTGTTCTGTGACTGACTAACGTCTGTGCTCCGTGTCCGACTGACCTCTGTGCTCCGTGTCCAACTGATGTCTGTGCTCCGTGTCCGACTGACGTCTGTGCTCCGTGTCCGACTGACGTCTGTGCTCCGTGTCCGACTGACGTCTGTGCTCCGTGTCCGACTGACGTCTGTGCTCCGTGTCCGACTGACGTCTGTGCTCCGTGTCCGACTGACGTCTGTGCTCCGTGTCCGACTGACGTCTGTGCTCCGTGTCCGACTGACGTCTGTGCTCCGTGTCCGACTGACGTCTGTGCTCTGTGTCTTAATAACCTCTGTGCTCCGTGTCTGCCTGACGCCTGTGCTCCGTGACTGACTGACGCCTGTGCTCCGTGACTGACTGACGCCTGTGCTCCGTGACTGACTGACCTCTGTGCTCCATGTCTGACTGACACCTGTGCTCCGTGACTGACTGACCTCTGTGCTCTGTGTCTGACTGATGTCTCTGTTCTGTGACTGACTGACCTCTGTGCTCCATGACTGACTGACACCTGTGCTCCGTGTCTGCCTGACCTCTGTGCTCCGTGACTGACTGACACCTGTGCTCCGTGTCTGCCTGACCTCTGTGCTCCGTGACTGACTGACACCTGTGCTCCGTGACTGACTGACCTCTGTGCTCCGTGTCTGACTGACGCCTGTGCTCCGTGACTGACTGACCTCTGTGCTCCGTGACTGACTGACCTCTGTGCTCCATGACTGACTGACACCTGTGCTCTGTGTCTGACTGATGTCTCTGTTCCATGCCCTGCTGTTATCGTTGCTGAGTGCTGAGGGGCTGGGAGTGCGATGCGTTGTCATGAACTCAGTCATTACTAATACTGATGAAAATGATGTTGCTGTTTCAGGGCCAGATGCTGGGGGACGGCCAGAATAGGCCGTTACTGTCACTAAATCAATCTCAGTAATGTTGGTGGTGGGATCTGTTATAGTTGGTAATATATTCCTAAGCCATTGTTCACTTAACCAAGGCCCTGCTGGTCGTGTTGGTAGGGCACCAAGATCCTCTGTGCCGATATTTATAACATGGGGCTTTGAAGTCACTGGTCTCAGCTGGTGTGTCCTTGACATGACAGATTCATCACTGGCTATAGGTCCCTGTTCAGAAGATGGTGACAGAAGGTTAAGGTTGAAACTTATGGTGGTTGGCAGGGTTGGTTCTTCACTCCAGACTGGAAAGGGGCTGCCAGCCGTTTGCCAACTCAGCACACCCCCTTGCTCAACTGGAGGCTGAGAGGTTGTTTGAAGGCCAAACTGGGACTGGTCCAAGTTGGTGACTGTCCCAGGGTGGGCCTGTTCTGAGAATTCCAGAGTCTCTAGGGCAAACACTGCCTGTCCGACTTCAGTCCTGTCCTGGTTGTTGGCTGACACGGAGGTGTCTGTTGGTGAGGTCGACTTCCCTCCCGAAGACCGTGCTCTGGACAATGTGGTCTGCGAGGGTGGCCTGTTATTGGGCAACACTGACGATCCCCATGGAAACCATGCGACTGTTGGGGTGGTTGAAATCCTCTCCTCAGTGTGATGGTCCATCTCGCTGGCTGGGGTCTCACTCAGGTCAACTTCAGTGGGTTGCAAATTTGCATTTGCCAGAGGCTGTGATAAGGAGGGCTCAGGGTTGAAGGTTGACAGGATCCCGGCCCCCGGTACAACGGTAACCGTCGGCAGCGACTCCGCACTATTTTCCTGGTCGGAGTTGGAGGGTGAACTGCTTCCTCCTTCCAACCGCAGGGCTTCCCCCAAAAGTTCTGCTCTTAACGCTGGTCCTGTGGAGCTCCCACCAGTAGTTTCTAATCTGTTTCTGTCCTTGTCCATATCTGATAAAGTGGAAGTGACCAGGAATTCTAAATTGGCCTTAACACTTGGAGTAACCATCAGCTTTTGGTCTGGTCTGTGGGTATTCTCACTGACCTCCACTGTGGTATCTCCATCAGTAAGCCACCCATCACCAGTCTTTGTCCGTTCACCTGAAGCTACTCCGTCTCCACTCCCTTCAGCGTTAGGGAGCTTCGCAAGTTCGAAGCCAGGCGAGCTGGTGGGTGGTGTTGCCGAAGCCCTTTCGTCCATTCCTGCTGAACGTGAGGAACGTGGTGTTGTCTCCCCGTTACCCAGAGCAGGAGCAGCTGACGGCATTCCAGCTGGCTGTGCACTGGGGCCGCGATGTGACGCACGGCTCAAACCTTCTGCGCCTGCTTCGTGGCCGTTGGAAACTCCCTGCGTGCAGAGCTTTGAAGAATGGCTCATCAGCTTGCGAATATCAAACACATTCCACGGCCCTGCTTTAGTCACCGTGTGTGGAGCAGTCCAGGAAATGTCTTTGACGTGGTATTTCCTCTGCATGCCTTCAAAATGAGTCACCGTTGCTGGAGTCTGCAGGGGATAGCTACTGAGATACTGGGCGTTTGAATCTTGGGTGGACAGTACAGGGATGCGCCTGGTCCGAGGGGCAAAAGTCGTGTGTTTCCCCAGACTGCTTTGCCCTTCCCTTTGCTCTGATGGAGTGACCGGCTGACTGGGAGAGGCAGGGAATTCCTGCCTCTGGACTGGCACTGGGTCACCAGTTCTTTCTGTCCCGCTCACGTAATCGAAGTCCAGGGACACTGTCGCCTCTCCCTCGCTGGAAAGAGACCTCATGCGGAGAGAGGGGTCCCGGATGGGAGTCGGCGATGTGACTAACAGCCTCGGTGCCTGAGATCCGGGCAGCGATGGGCCCTCGCCGCCCTCTGAAAACCGGTCCTCCAGCAGGGGCGAGGGGTTCCATTGGCTGCTCCTCTGCTGTTCACCTCCCTGTTGGCTCATCCTGAGGTCAGAGCTCGTTGCCAGGGAAATGTTCCCCACTGATTGGCTGGATGGCGCCTGGTCAGTTTTGCGTGAAAGACTGGTCGTAGGTGGCCGTGAGGAGCTGGGCTGGGGTTTTGGATGGTCTGACTGGGTCCTGCCCGGGCGCTCTTTGGCGTCACTTGCGTTGCCCGCATCACCTTGAGCCGTGATCAGCCTGGAGCGTCCCACCGTCCAGCTGTAGGGCAGCCTTGGCTCTTTCCCGGACTCTGAACCCAGGGCAGAAGGTCTGCCCACTTTGTCCATGCTTTGGGTCATCACACCATCCAAATTTTCCACCTGAGGGTCTGCGGATGGAGCCAGTGACAGAGCTAACGACTGTCTCGCATCGACCTTGGGTCTGAATACCAAGGATCGAATGCTGGGCCTCAGGACCAGGCTTGACCTGGAGGTGGAGGTTGCAGAGGGCAATGACCTCTGACCTCTGGTGGAGACATATTCCGAGCTCAGAATGGTGGCTGGGATATTGGAGGCAATTGGCTCAGGCAGTGAGCTGGGGCTAGGTTGGTGTCTGGAGACAGAACGAGATCGCAAGATGGAGGTGCTGTGGTGTTGATTGCTGGAGATGGGGTAGGGTTCTGCAGAGCTGGTGTGTGTTGGGGTAGAGTTGAAGGTGGCATATAAGGTAGAGATGGAGTTGACAGTAGCAGCAGATTCTCCGGAAGAATTCAGTCCTTCTGTGGACTTGGGATAGAGCTCTGTCTGAGCATCCCGTACTGCTGGGGAGGTTCCTGAGTCTGGGTGGGATTGGGTTCCTAGAATGAGATGGAGGAGAAGATTGAGACTTCCAGGAATCTGGGAGGGGTGTTGGATCCAGGCAGGTCCTCTACTCATCTGCTCATTTCCACCGTTTGCTGGAGTGACTCTCTGCACTTGTCCCATTGAGGCCGAGCTCACTTCAAGTTGGGAGACATCTTGCTTTCCTTGGGCCGGAGAAAGGATTGGAATTGCGGTCAGTGGCTCTGAGGCATTTGAATCCATTTCTCTGTTAAGTTCACCTGTCCCAAACATGAGAACAAAGTGTGAGTGAGATTCCCCAAACATGCCGAGCTTTCCAGCTGCAATTTTAGAAATGCTGGGGCTCACCACTTACATTACAATTTCTGCCAAATTAATGGGTGAAAAAGTGACAACATACATATACCAGTGACAGAATCAGACACAGAAACCTATAAACATAAAacagacacagacacaaacacactcacacaaacactctctcacacacacacacacacacactcacacacacaaacacacacacacacacacactcacgtgcacgcacacacacacacacacacacacacacagtgcatgcactacacatacacacacacactcacgcgcacacacacacagtgcatgcactacacatacacacacacacactcacgcgcacacacacacagtgcatgcactacacatacacacacacacactcacgcgcacgcacacacacacacacacacacactcacgcgcacacacacacagtgcatgcactacacatacacacacacacactcacgcgcacgcacacacactgcATGcactacacatacacacacacacactcacgcgcacgcacacacacacacacacactcacgcgcacacacacacactgcatgcACTACACATACATGTACTCGAATGTCCCAAGACACACAATCAGACTTTAATCAGAAAACGTGAGAGCCAATGTACCAACAGAGCTGACCAGAAGCTTTGTGTGGACAGCAGGTTTCAAAAAGCATCTCAAAAGAAGGTTAGGAGAGAGTCCAGGAGCTTAGGGCTTGGCAATTGCCTGCGTGATAACCAAATTAGCGCAAAGGAAAATGAAGATGATAAAGACCGCGGGgccggttcctgtgctgtgcagaTTCTATGTTCAAAGAGGCTGGAACTAGAGGAACCGCAAATTCTGAAGTTAAAGTCGCACACAGTCTGGTGTAGtgtggcagactgacctctaccctgctgaggccaggtggcaactctcagacatctcctcGTACCTACCCCAGGGGAGGACCTCCTCGTACCTACCCGCAGGAGAGGACCTCCTCGTACCTACCCCAGGAGAGGACCTCCTCGTACCTACATCAGGAGAGGACCTCCTCGTACCTACCCCAGGGGAGGACCTCCTGGTACCTACCCCCAGGGGAGGACCTCCTGGTACCTACCCCCAGGGGAGGACCACCTCGTACCTACCCCCAGGAGAGGACCTCCTCGTACCTACTCCCAGGAGAGGACCTCCTCGTACCTACCCCAGGGGAGGACCTCACTACAGAGCATCCAACTATTGTCTTCTGCACCATTACCAACCTCATCGACTCTGGAGACCTCCTATCCACTGCCACTAACCTCAAAGTTCCCTTACTCCACACTGCTCGTTTCTACCCTACCCAAGATCACAAACCTGTATGCGTACGTCCATTGCTCCTACATGCACCTGCCCCAGTGAACTCATGCCCACGTAGCTCAACTTCAGTTTGTCCCCCTTTTGTTCAGCCCCTTCCCACTTACACCCATGATACTTCACACGTTCTTGATCACtctaagttccctggccctgatggCGTCATTTTTACAATGGCCATCCAGTCCCCATACACTCCTACTGGCCCATTTGATTTCTCTTTTGGCTTTTGGAACTTTCTCCAAACACAAGGTGAAGCCATGGACATCCACATGGGCTCCAGCTATACCTGCTTTTTCGTTGCTATGTGGGACAGTCCatattccaagcctacactgcgaGTGCTCTCCCACCTACTTCTAAGTTTCATCGACaacttcatgcacccatgctgagtttgtcagtttcatcaactttgcctccaactttcaacctgccctcaaatttacttggtctatcttggacatctctctcccctttcttgatctctctctatctccatttctggagatataaacctactgacctcttcccaccatcacttgtaaaaatgctattctcttttctcagttcctccatgtccactgcatctgttcccaggatgaggctttccattccagataTGTCCTCCTCCTTCTAAGAATGGGTTTTCCTTCCTctgccattgatgctgccctcacccaagCCCCCTCCATTTCATGGACATCTGTCCTCACACCACTCTCCTGCTACCATAACAGGAATAGAGTTGCTCTTGTCCTCACCACgagcctccacatccactatGTTATTCTCCATATTGCCATCTTCAGTGGGATCCTACCACTGAATATATCTGCCCCTCCAGC from the Mobula birostris isolate sMobBir1 chromosome 9, sMobBir1.hap1, whole genome shotgun sequence genome contains:
- the LOC140202424 gene encoding uncharacterized protein, which produces MWARTNCLLLLANAGLLLGPTHQECSGVLLPYSTHGTLRYFLPLPDSISRARCSWILLENADAIHLDVVSHQTTSWAKAGCKSAYLEIKLEATENEREFCGLLWSVPEAGRRLVIRGRGPGVIILQTSASGFKHGLTLYYLGELNREMDSNASEPLTAIPILSPAQGKQDVSQLEVSSASMGQVQRVTPANGGNEQMSRGPAWIQHPSQIPGSLNLLLHLILGTQSHPDSGTSPAVRDAQTELYPKSTEGLNSSGESAATVNSISTLYATFNSTPTHTSSAEPYPISSNQHHSTSILRSRSVSRHQPSPSSLPEPIASNIPATILSSEYVSTRGQRSLPSATSTSRSSLVLRPSIRSLVFRPKVDARQSLALSLAPSADPQVENLDGVMTQSMDKVGRPSALGSESGKEPRLPYSWTVGRSRLITAQGDAGNASDAKERPGRTQSDHPKPQPSSSRPPTTSLSRKTDQAPSSQSVGNISLATSSDLRMSQQGGEQQRSSQWNPSPLLEDRFSEGGEGPSLPGSQAPRLLVTSPTPIRDPSLRMRSLSSEGEATVSLDFDYVSGTERTGDPVPVQRQEFPASPSQPVTPSEQREGQSSLGKHTTFAPRTRRIPVLSTQDSNAQYLSSYPLQTPATVTHFEGMQRKYHVKDISWTAPHTVTKAGPWNVFDIRKLMSHSSKLCTQGVSNGHEAGAEGLSRASHRGPSAQPAGMPSAAPALGNGETTPRSSRSAGMDERASATPPTSSPGFELAKLPNAEGSGDGVASGERTKTGDGWLTDGDTTVEVSENTHRPDQKLMVTPSVKANLEFLVTSTLSDMDKDRNRLETTGGSSTGPALRAELLGEALRLEGGSSSPSNSDQENSAESLPTVTVVPGAGILSTFNPEPSLSQPLANANLQPTEVDLSETPASEMDHHTEERISTTPTVAWFPWGSSVLPNNRPPSQTTLSRARSSGGKSTSPTDTSVSANNQDRTEVGQAVFALETLEFSEQAHPGTVTNLDQSQFGLQTTSQPPVEQGGVLSWQTAGSPFPVWSEEPTLPTTISFNLNLLSPSSEQGPIASDESVMSRTHQLRPVTSKPHVINIGTEDLGALPTRPAGPWLSEQWLRNILPTITDPTTNITEIDLVTVTAYSGRPPASGPETATSFSSVLVMTEFMTTHRTPSPSALSNDNSRAWNRDISQTQSTGVSQSWSTEVSQSRSTEVSQSRSTGVSQTRSTEVSQSRSTGVSQSRSTEVRQTRSTGVSQSRSTEVRQTRSTGVSQSWSTEVSQSQNRDISQTQSTEVSQSRSTGVSQTWSTEVSQSRSTGVSQSRSTGVSQSRSTGVRQTRSTEVIKTQSTDVSRTRSTDVSRTRSTDVSRTRSTDVSRTRSTDVSRTRSTDVSRTRSTDVSRTRSTDVSRTRSTDVSRTRSTDISWTRSTEVSRTRSTDVSQSQNTDISRTRSTDVSQSQNTDISRTRSTEVSQTQSTGVGQTQSTDDFQSQDRDIGQTWSTDTGWKLSTNASQILNTDVSHAQNLALSRTRSPSNSRTQGPDINQTQGPDVSQTLGPEVSLTHGPDISQTVGPDISRTLRPEASQTRGQGVSWTQGPDISQTRSTGINWTLSPVISQTWTKGIISRTVNSDISQMWDTNVSQKWETSINRTHGTDVSQTWNMDISRTWSAGTIQTLNRFFSGTLGPGHTRSTGVSQSLGPDISQTPGLGASQTQGEGISRTLGPDVRWTWGQDISRTGGPDISQTGNTDIGQQQDTDIIHTPSPEISQTWGPDISRTQDQGVSQAQGPGVSQAPGPGVSQAPGPGVSQAPGPGVSQAPGPGASQAPGEGASQAPGEGASQAPGPGASQTQGEGVSQAPGPGASQAPGEGASQAPGEGASQAPGEGASQAPGEGASQAPGEGASQAPGEGVSQAPGPGASQAQGPGASQAQGPGASQAQGPGASQAQGPGASQAQGPGASQAQGPGASQAQGPGVSQTQGPGVSQTQGEGISQTWSTDISQLQNTDIIQTWFLEVSRTQGTDMSQTLGPDIRQTQGTDVRRTGSLEVSQTQGMDMRQTGGLEVNHAWNRLGTAVSLPTPSTGSVAFLLPTSPPSTASPVRPTSTAADRETGRTVQGTSQQLPLGTRRAAGNTASLSTPPLGRKQIFIVEDQLPLVREGVTVKIPTKLILDMRFNLHLKDSKSDEYQKLAKDFALKISPFYDKIPGFLQLQIKCFSAGSVQIEFDAIFRLTKIQSFLLEPDRIFTVSGLRHVISGGFEIAGARVVTVYVTEKVIALCGEVLFCQNGFQCVHSKSGNVSCTSLCHTGYCKNSGICTHNRGQAPMCQCPVGSDYWFMGPRCDHRMTNQILIAIAFGVVFALLVVLAAVAFAVLRRFKVVLTEAKTDQTRSSYKRFSRFDDFSNQHRSQSWLSFSVNSLDNPGFSNSDELIHLQILDTSFYSCYEESVTGTYSSHRTGHHGQPAFRHSLQNLDVSINSINEYTGDSGKASDMSVCSWPGEPFRWPPFPILYQLGRERPFKARRPHSYYEGMELVSMERNWTA